In one window of Rutidosis leptorrhynchoides isolate AG116_Rl617_1_P2 unplaced genomic scaffold, CSIRO_AGI_Rlap_v1 contig338, whole genome shotgun sequence DNA:
- the LOC139883002 gene encoding protein RADIALIS-like 2 translates to MASMSSHGSSSWTAMQNKEFERALAKFDRDSPDRWHNVAKAVNGKTADEVKKHYELLVEDVKIIESGGVPYPKYRTIT, encoded by the coding sequence ATGGCTTCAATGTCTTCCCACGGCTCAAGTTCATGGACTGCTATGCAGAACAAGGAATTTGAGAGGGCTCTTGCTAAATTTGATAGGGACTCTCCCGACCGTTGGCACAATGTTGCCAAGGCTGTCAACGGCAAGACAGCCGACGAAGTGAAGAAGCACTATGAGCTCCTGGTCGAAGATGTCAAGATTATCGAATCCGGCGGTGTGCCCTATCCAAAGTATAGGACTATTACTTAA
- the LOC139883000 gene encoding LOW QUALITY PROTEIN: uncharacterized protein (The sequence of the model RefSeq protein was modified relative to this genomic sequence to represent the inferred CDS: substituted 2 bases at 2 genomic stop codons), with protein MASLCRSAIMKGSRSLPNRSMASLKAKPTTRASPFASRXTKIELNLXPTLISFVYSVLGSVESLMPLHSAVASARLKSNIAVDSSCWSWLSQALWTLNFTNLGRNCLLY; from the exons ATGGCGTCTTTATGTAGATCAGCTATAATGAAAGGTTCGAGGTCCCTTCCCAATCGATCCATGGCGTCTTTAAAAGCAAAACCTA CTACCAGAGCTTCCCCATTTGCTTCGAGGTAAACCAAAATTGAATTGAATTTGTAGCCAACATTGATTTCTTTTGTTTActc GGTTTTGGGAAGTGTGGAATCATTGATGCCTCTTCATAGCGCAGTTGCTTCCGCCAGGCTTAAATCAAACATAGCCGTTGATTCTTCATGCTGGAGCTGGCTTTCTCAGG CTCTGTGGACGCTTAATTTTACAAATTTGGGTAGGAATTGTTTACTCTATTAG